From Synoicihabitans lomoniglobus, the proteins below share one genomic window:
- a CDS encoding sugar ABC transporter ATP-binding protein → MSDSLVLRADRITKTFPGVKALEDVSFDLRRGEVHSLCGENGAGKSTLIKTLSGIWATGSYEGAFYVDDNEARFKGIADAEAAGVAVIYQELALVSDMTVAENIYLGHEPTRFGFIDWDRMYADAAELLGRFGIDIDPAERVGNLGVGKQQLVEIVKALKKESHILILDEPTAALTEREVEILLNMVREIRARGIACIYISHKLDEVFAISDRITVLRDGKSIVTLDAAATDQNEVIRNMVGREIEDLFPFVPANAGEEILRVDDLTVQDEDGRDIVKSVSLNLRRGEVLGLGGLMGAGRSELLMNVLGADGTRTGGTVNYRGQPFNPATPQDAIRAGLVMVTEDRKRYGLVLDQSNSFNFSLASLGKVTRRSGMVDVNQEVRRNEEISRQLRVKAPTIETETGTLSGGNQQKVVLGKALLCEPDVIFLDEPTRGIDVGAKLEVYELINALKSRGKAVVLVSSEMPELMGLSDRIIMLAEGRVGGTFARADFSQEKLLAAAIGADTAPATSSTPVTS, encoded by the coding sequence ATGTCCGACTCGCTCGTCCTCCGCGCCGACCGCATCACCAAAACGTTTCCCGGCGTTAAAGCCCTGGAAGATGTGAGCTTCGACCTTCGCCGCGGTGAGGTGCATTCGCTGTGTGGTGAAAACGGAGCCGGCAAATCCACCCTCATCAAAACGCTTTCCGGCATCTGGGCGACCGGCTCCTACGAGGGAGCGTTCTACGTCGACGACAACGAGGCACGTTTCAAAGGCATCGCTGATGCCGAAGCGGCGGGTGTCGCGGTGATCTATCAGGAACTCGCGCTCGTGAGCGACATGACCGTCGCCGAAAACATTTACCTCGGGCACGAGCCGACGCGGTTTGGTTTCATCGATTGGGACCGCATGTATGCCGATGCCGCCGAGCTGCTGGGCCGCTTCGGTATCGACATCGATCCGGCCGAGCGCGTGGGCAACCTCGGCGTGGGCAAACAACAGTTGGTCGAAATCGTGAAGGCGCTCAAAAAGGAGTCGCACATTCTGATCCTCGACGAGCCCACGGCCGCGCTCACCGAACGCGAGGTCGAGATCCTGCTCAATATGGTGCGCGAGATCCGCGCCCGCGGCATCGCCTGCATTTACATTTCCCACAAGCTCGACGAGGTCTTCGCCATCAGCGATCGCATCACCGTGCTGCGCGACGGCAAAAGCATCGTCACGCTCGACGCCGCCGCGACCGATCAAAACGAAGTCATTCGCAACATGGTCGGCCGCGAGATCGAGGATCTGTTTCCGTTCGTGCCAGCCAACGCGGGCGAAGAAATCCTGCGGGTCGACGACCTCACCGTGCAGGACGAGGATGGCCGCGACATCGTGAAATCGGTTTCGCTCAATCTGCGTCGCGGCGAAGTGCTCGGGCTCGGCGGCTTGATGGGCGCCGGCCGATCCGAGTTGCTCATGAACGTGCTCGGGGCCGATGGCACGCGCACCGGCGGCACCGTGAACTACCGGGGTCAGCCTTTTAACCCGGCCACCCCGCAGGACGCCATCCGCGCCGGCCTCGTCATGGTGACGGAAGACCGCAAGCGCTACGGCCTCGTGCTCGACCAGAGCAACAGCTTCAACTTCAGCCTCGCCTCGCTCGGCAAGGTCACACGCCGCAGCGGCATGGTCGATGTGAACCAGGAGGTGCGGCGCAACGAAGAGATTTCCCGCCAACTCCGCGTCAAGGCGCCGACGATCGAAACCGAGACCGGCACGCTCTCCGGCGGTAATCAGCAAAAGGTCGTGCTCGGCAAGGCGCTCCTCTGCGAGCCCGATGTCATCTTCCTCGACGAGCCCACCCGCGGCATCGATGTCGGGGCGAAACTCGAAGTCTACGAACTCATCAACGCGCTCAAATCGCGCGGCAAAGCCGTCGTGCTCGTGTCCAGCGAGATGCCCGAGCTGATGGGCTTGAGTGACCGCATTATTATGCTCGCCGAAGGCCGCGTGGGCGGAACCTTTGCGCGCGCCGACTTCAGTCAGGAAAAACTGCTCGCGGCGGCCATCGGGGCCGACACCGCGCCCGCCACGTCTTCGACCCCTGTTACCTCATGA